The following nucleotide sequence is from Catonella massiliensis.
ATTCATTTATATTGTATTTACTAACCATATATCTCTTGGTCATTCTGCCTTTGCCGGATAGGGACAGTGTGCGACACAGCTATACGGATATGATTAATTTGATGCCTTTTTCATTTGTGATGGATTTTATAAAGGAAAATCCGCTTGTTTTGTCTAAGCCTGCGACCTGGCTTATGGCATTAAAACACTCGACTTTCTATGTGCCGGCTTTTAATGTCCTTATGTTAATACCATTTGGAGTGTACTTAAGATATTATTTTAAGTGCAGCTTTAAGAAGACAGCACTTTTGACAGCTCTTCTTAGCTTATTCTTTGAGCTTACTCAATTGTCGGGACTATACTTTATATATCCGGGTTCATACCGCCTTTGCGATATAGATGACATTATACAAAATACAACAGGAGGCTGTATTGGCTATGCTCTGGGGTGGTTTGCCGTTAAACTTCTTCCATCAAGGGATGCTATAGATGAAAAGTCGCTTGAAGCAGGTGCAAGGGTTTCCGGAATTCGCATTTGTCTTTCGCTCATTATTGATACCTTTATTATATCTATCCCTTATAGCATATCACATACAACACTTCCTTTTCCTGTGTTTATAGCAATATATTTTGCCATAATACCTTTATTTAACGGTAAAACACTGGGAAGTGCATTACTTAGATTTGGACTTTATTTTGAGAAAAACAAGTGGTTTGGTACGATTTTTAGAGGATTATTATTAACAGCATACTTCTATCTGATTCCCATAGGATTGCAGAACATGATGTATGAGTTTAATAAATATGCAGACTCGTTATTGTACATATGCTTATTTTTAATCACGTTTATGATACTCATATTATTTTTAATCTATACAATAGCTGTTGTGTTGTTAAATAAGCGGTTATTATTTGACCGTATATCTGGTGCAAAATATAAAAGTACCGTTACAAATAAGTAAATACTGCGGGATAGTTTAAAACTTATACATTCTTGAAATTCTAACCTGTGAGGACTAGACTAAAGTTATTAAGCTAAAGGAATTAGGGTAATGGAAGACGAAAATAGGAAGTTGTTAAGGATTATACTGAATATGGCCTGGCCAGCTATATTAGAATCTGTGTTCTTTTCGCTTACCGCACTCATTGATTCTTACATGGTGAGCGTACTTGGTGAAAATGCAGTAGCAGGTGTTGGAATTACTGCTCAGCCTAAGTTTTTGGGGCTTGCTATCTGCTTTGCAGCCAATGTGGCCTTGGCGGCTCTTGTAGCAAGAAGGTACGGGCAGAAAAATAGAAAGGACGCCAATAGGATTGTCCTTACTGGAGTACTTTTTGTTACTTTGGCTACTGTATTTATAAGCCTAATTTCGGTTACTTTTACCGGTACTATAATGGACTTATGTGGTGCAACTCCTGATACCAAGGAATATGGTGAAACATATTTCAGGATAATAATGGGTGGCATTATTTTTAATGTGCTTCAGATGAGCATAAATGCTGCACAAAGAGGCATAGGGAATACCAAGATTACTATGCGCACCAATGTGGTGAGCAATGTAATAAATATAATGTTTAACTATCTTTTAATAGGAGGTAATCTTGGCTTCCCTAAGCTTGGAATAGCGGGAGCGGCCATATCTACAGTTTTTGGGACAGTGGTTGCCAGTGTGATGAGTATAGCTTCAATTATGAAAAAAGACTGCTTTATCAATATAGGTTATATGATAGCCGAAAAGATAAGGCCTACATTTGCCTGCCTTAAAAATATTACCTCCGTAGGATACAGCGTGTTCCTCGAGCAGCTTCTTATGAGAGTAGGCTTTATGTCAACTGCTATAATGGCGGCTCACCAGGGTACTTCTCAAATGGCGGCTCATCAGGTAAGTATGAATCTTTTAAGCCTATCATATTCCTTTGGTGACGGAATTCAGTCTACAGTTGTAGCATTAATTGGCAAGAGTCTAGGCGAGGAAAAACCTGAACTGGCTAAAAAATACGGAGTTATCTGTAGAAAGTTTGCTATTATGATAGCCGCAGTTCTTGCAGTGGTCTACATTTTGGGCAGTAAAGGCATATATTCAATGTTCTTTGACAATCCTGAAGTAATAAATATTGGAATTACCATAAGCCACGTGCTGATAGCTGCAATCATCTTCCAAATCCCAAGCGTAGTCTACATAGGTGCCCTAAGAGGAGCAGGAGATACCCTTTATACTGCAATAACCTCTACCATAAGTGTAACCATAATAAGGACATTTGTATCTTACTTTTTTGGTTATGTGCTAGGCATGGGGATAGTTGGTATATGGTTTGGTATAGTCGGGGATCAGTGCAGCAGGTTCATTTTCTCGGAAATACGCTTCAGACAGGGTAAATGGACAAAAATAAAGATATAGCTAGACAATATGTGCATACAAAGTAAGTTTGATAACAGATAAGCAGAAGATATAGGTAGGCATGAGGTGTATGTATAATAATATTAAGCATAGATAAGAAAGATAAGAAAGATAAGAAAGATTAGAAAAGATAAGAATATAATTTGGATAATTAAGGGTGTTTAATGAAGATAATAGCTAGGATACAGTCAGACTTTAAGGATAAATTCGGGATTCCAAGGCAAAGCGGCCTTGTAAATGAGCTAACAGCTAAGATAGTATTTGAGCCTGAATATAGAAATATAGATGCATTTAAGGGACTAAGCGGGTTTAACTATATCTGGCTGATTTGGGAGTTTTCTGAAACTATTACAGATACCTTTAAGGCAAGCGTAAGGCCTCCGAGGCTTCCTAGGAATGAACATTTGGGGGTATTTGCAACGAGGTCTCCATACCGGCCTAACCCAATAGGACTATCAAGTGTAAGGCTGATATCTGTTGAAGAGACAGAGATTGGTCCTGTACTTACCGTAGGAGGTGCTGATTTACTGGATGGAACACCGATATATGATATAAAGCCATATCTGCCTTATGCAGACTGTCATACAGATGCACTTTCAGGTTATACTGAATTTACAAAAGAACATAGACTTCAGGTTGAGGAAGAGAGCTTAGAACTTAGTAAGGTAAGCGATGATAAGAGAGAAGCACTTATAAAAGTACTGTCTTTAGATCCAAGACCATCATATCAAAACAGTGATGAATCAAGGGTATATGGCTTAAGGTTTGCTTCTTATGAGGTAAATTTTAAGGTCACAGGAGACAAGCTTAGAATACTTAAAATAACTACTATTGTAGAATAAAATCATTCTACAGCTATAAGAAAATTATATTAATTGGTAGTCGTTATTATATTTTAAAAAGGTCTTTCATTTTCCTGTAGAATATATTATCATAGTAGTCACGGACACAAGATATTGTATTGTACTACTGTTGCTTAACAATAACTTGTATTTAAAACCGCCGAAATCTGCCCATAGTGGGCGTTTGGAACGGAAATTATATCTGAGGGAGTGTGGAAGTCGTGAAGATTATCAAAAGAAGTGGTCAGGAAAATACCTTTGACGGCAATAAAATTACCGTTGCTGTAAGAAAGGCGAACAAGGAGGTTAACGATAACCTTAGACTTACAGAGGAAGAAGTTCTCGCAATTACAGAGAATGTTACTAAGGTGTGCTCCGGTATGAGCAGAGCGCTTAGTGTAGAGGAAATACAGGATTTAGTTGAGAATGAGCTTATGAAAACCGGCAAGAATGAGGTTGCCAGAAAGTACATTACATACAGATATAAGAGGGCTTTGGTTCGTCAGGCCAATACCACAGATGACCAGATACTAAGCCTTATTGAATGTGATAACGAAGAGGTTAAGCAGGAGAATTCCAACAAAAACCCTACAGTTAACAGTGTTCAAAGAGACTATATGGCAGGTGAGGTAAGTAAGGATATTACCAGAAGGTTCTTACTTCCTGAAGATATAGTAAGGGCACATGAAGAAGGTATTATACATTTTCACGACAGCGATTATTTTGCACAGCACATGTATAACTGCTGCCTTGTAAACCTTGAAGATATGCTTCTAAACGGTACTGTTATATCTGAGACTATGATTGAGAGACCTAGAAGCTTCTCAACTGCCTGCAATATCGCTACTCAGGCTATTGCTCAGATAGCAAGTAATCAGTATGGCGGACAGAGCATAACTCTTAGCCACCTCGTACCTTTTGTAGATGTAAGCAGACAGAAGTACCGTGTAGAGGTTGCAAAAGAGTTTGCTGCAGCGGGAGTAGAGCTTGATACCGAGAAGATTGAAAAGGTTGCCGAGCTTAGAGTACGTGAAGAAGTTAGACGCGGAGTACAGGTTATACAGTATCAGGTTATTACCCTTATGACAACCAACGGTCAGGCACCTTTTATTACTGTATTTATGTATCTGAATGAAGTGCCTGAGGGTCGTATCAGAGACGACCTCGCCCTTGTGATAGAAGAGATGCTCAATCAGCGTATGCAGGGAGTTAAGAACGAAAAGGGAGTATGGATTACCCCTGCTTTCCCTAAGCTTATATATGTACTTGAAGAGGATAACGTAGGCAAGGACAGTAAGTATTATTATCTTACTGAGCTTGCAGCAAAGTGTACTGCTAAACGCCTTGTACCTGACTATATATCTGAGAAGATTATGCTCAGGGAAAAGGGTGATGTTTACCCTTGCATGGGCTGCCGTTCTTTCCTTACACCTGATAGATTTACTGATGAGGGAGTAGGCAATATAGCTAAGGCTAAAAATTATGATGAAAATAAGCATAAATACTACGGAAGATTCAATCAGGGTGTTGTAACCATCAACCTTGTTGATGTTGCCTGCTCATCTAAGAAAAATGAAGCGGATTTTTGGAGAATCCTTGATGAGCGTCTTGAGCTTTGCCACAGAGCACTTAGAGCAAGACATGACAGGCTTCTTGGGACACTTTCAGATTCTGCACCTATTCTATGGCAAAATGGTGCCATAGCAAGACTTGCTAAGGGAGAGAAGATAGATGAACTCCTTTACAATGGATATTCAACCATTTCCTTAGGTTATGCAGGTCTGTATGAGATGACAAGATATATGAAGGATGCAAGCCATACTTCGCCAGAGGGTAAGGAATTTGCTCTTAAGGTTATGGAGAAGTTAAATGAGGCTTGTAATAAGTGGAAGAAGGAAGAAAATATTGATTATTCAGTATATGGTACCCCTCTTGAGTCAACTACATATAAGTTCTCAAAGTGCTTACAGAAGAGATTTGGGCTTATTGAGGGTGTAACTGATAGAAATTATATTACCAACAGCTACCATGTACACGTATCAGAGAAGATTGATGCCTTTTCAAAGCTTAAGTTTGAGTCTGACTTCCAGAAGCTTTCTCCGGGTGGAGCTATAAGCTATGTGGAAGTACCTAATATGAGCAACAATGTAGAGGCTGTAATTTCTATTATGCAGTATATTTATGACAATATCATGTATGCTGAGTTGAATACAAAGAGTGATTACTGCCAGTGCTGCGGCTTTGATGGAGAAATCAAGATAGTTAATGATGAAGATGGCAAGCTTGTTTGGGAATGCCCAAACTGCGGTAATAGAGACCAGGATAAGATGAATGTTGCAAGACGTACCTGTGGTTATATAGGTACTCAGTACTGGAATCAGGGACGTACACAGGAGATAGCGGAGAGAGTTCTTCATTTATGATGAATTATTGTGAAATAAAATACTTTGACATAGCCAATGGACCGGGAGTGAGGACAAGCCTTTTTGTAAGTGGCTGTACTCACCACTGTAAGGGCTGTTTCAATGAAATGGCTTGGGATTTTAACTCAGGCAAAGAATATACTACCGATGTAGAAGGGGAGATTATATCTTCCCTTTCTCCATCATTTATAGCAGGGCTTACAATTCTTGGCGGAGAGCCTATGGAAGTCCGCAATCAGAGAGGAGTAGCAGGACTTGTTAAGCGGATTAAAGCTGATTTACCTGAGAAGTCCATCTGGCTCTTTTCAGGCTATACCCTTGAAGAGCTGCTTGACGTCTCTAATTCCCGCTGTCATGATGAGCACACTATGGATATTCTTAACAATATAGATGTGCTTGTAGACGGTAAGTTCGTACTTGAGCTTAAAGATTTGAGCCTAAAGTTTAGAGGAAGCTCCAACCAGCGCATCATAGACATGAAGAGGAGCTTGGCTGAGAATAGGGTGGTATTGTCTAAGTATATGGAGAAGTAGTATTTGAAAATCCAGACTAAGTTTAGTTGTATATGTTTATTTATTTTGTTTATGGTAAAAAAGAGGGTTTAAATCTTTCTAACAAGATTTAAACCCTTTTTTAATAAATTCTCCTGCAAGCAAGTCCCAATCGAATTTTTATACTTTTGACACTTGTATCATAAATTATAAATACTGAAAATTTTATTTTTATACAAGTGATATAAGTTTTATCTACACCCTAATTCAACTTAGATTATAATTGTGATTTACTACAATTATGGAAGTGTTTCACCTATTATTTGTTAAATATCTAAGAAACGACCTGAAAATAGCAGATAAGCTCTCCTTAGACTCCAATAGCTTTTCATTTACAATAGTGTACATTGTCTTGTCCGCATATTCAGATTTAAACACTGGAAGTGTAGTGGCTTTGGGGAGCTTTATAAAGCGGCCTTTATGCTTTGTATAGCAGTTAGAAGAAGTAGCTTTTTCTTTGTTTTCCTTATCCACAAAGGATGCCAGACTCTTATGTACTACCATGTCCTCTTTAGGGAGATAGTAGTAGTTTTTATAGTCCTTGTAGAACAACTTAAGCTCAGTTTCATACATATCTAAGGTCAAATCTATCCTATTTGCAGTGCTTTCATCAATAAAGCAACAAGAGAAGCCATCCCCACGAAGCTCATCTTTCCTTAGAATATCGAAGTCAACCTTTGTTGATAAGATGATTTTACCTGTTGTATCATTAACAACACAGTCAATTTCAAGCTCATCACCTGAATTAATAAGAGTTTCAAGTTCTTTTATGAAGTTATAAAGCTTTGTAAGCCTTGCTAAGCCTGCTAAATCATCACTGTTGTGTAGTATTAAAGTCTTGTATATTTCTTCTTTTTCAGATGAATCACTAAACCTTAGCTTTAAAAACTTAGCATACCACTCCACGAGCTCACCGCCGGAGTATTTGTCCTCCCTTAAGATACCCAGATAGGCTTCAACCTCCTTTTGTTTCAGTCCGCTTAATCCAAGAAACTTCCTATAGGAAGAAAACACCCTATAGAAGTCAATAATTTTATACTTATAAGCCTGAAAAGAGAGACTGTATTTTTCGTATTTTTTCGTGAGATATGGCAGGTCAAAGGTGGTTCCATTGTAGCAAATTAGGTATTTTTTATCTTTTATAAAGTCTGAAAAGGCGGATAGTGCCTCTTTTTCAGACTTATTATCCTCAGCAAACCACTGAATCAATTGCCATTCACCCTCTTTAAAGTATATGCAGCCAATAAGGTAAAGAGCAGTGACATCAGCAGAAAAGCCTGTTGTTTCTATATCAAAATAAACTGTCTCCTCTGAGCTAATGCCAATTGGAGGATTAAAGCAATTATCAAGAGCTTTTCGTTCTATTATCATAACTTATTTTCCTTTAAGCGTTTTAGTTTGCAGATTTATTATAGCAGAAATGATAGTTTTGTAGCAAGGTTTTCAAGGTAAGTGCAATGTCATGTTGCATTTAAGTCCCAAAACTACATGGGACTATTTGATGAAAACAAGCAAGATAAATGGCTTGAAAAAAATATTATTAAATGATAAAATATTAAGATGACTTTAGATGACAATACCCCTATGGAGGATTAGATATGAAAGCTTATGGAGTTAATGAATTAAGAAGGATGTTCCTTGAGTTCTTTGAGAAAAAAGGACATCTCAAGATGAACAGTTTTTCACTAGTACCACATAATGATAACAGCTTGCTTATTATAAATTCGGGTATGGCACCTCTTAAGCCTTATTTCACGGGACAAGAGATACCACCATCTACAAGAGTCTGTACCTGTCAGAAGTGTATCCGTACAGGAGATATAGACAATGTAGGTAAGACAGCAAGACATGGTACCTTCTTTGAGATGCTTGGAA
It contains:
- a CDS encoding VanZ family protein is translated as MGYLSTITYAMILFPILALFITLPYMVINYRKYGSVNKLRTLILYSFILYLLTIYLLVILPLPDRDSVRHSYTDMINLMPFSFVMDFIKENPLVLSKPATWLMALKHSTFYVPAFNVLMLIPFGVYLRYYFKCSFKKTALLTALLSLFFELTQLSGLYFIYPGSYRLCDIDDIIQNTTGGCIGYALGWFAVKLLPSRDAIDEKSLEAGARVSGIRICLSLIIDTFIISIPYSISHTTLPFPVFIAIYFAIIPLFNGKTLGSALLRFGLYFEKNKWFGTIFRGLLLTAYFYLIPIGLQNMMYEFNKYADSLLYICLFLITFMILILFLIYTIAVVLLNKRLLFDRISGAKYKSTVTNK
- a CDS encoding MATE family efflux transporter codes for the protein MEDENRKLLRIILNMAWPAILESVFFSLTALIDSYMVSVLGENAVAGVGITAQPKFLGLAICFAANVALAALVARRYGQKNRKDANRIVLTGVLFVTLATVFISLISVTFTGTIMDLCGATPDTKEYGETYFRIIMGGIIFNVLQMSINAAQRGIGNTKITMRTNVVSNVINIMFNYLLIGGNLGFPKLGIAGAAISTVFGTVVASVMSIASIMKKDCFINIGYMIAEKIRPTFACLKNITSVGYSVFLEQLLMRVGFMSTAIMAAHQGTSQMAAHQVSMNLLSLSYSFGDGIQSTVVALIGKSLGEEKPELAKKYGVICRKFAIMIAAVLAVVYILGSKGIYSMFFDNPEVINIGITISHVLIAAIIFQIPSVVYIGALRGAGDTLYTAITSTISVTIIRTFVSYFFGYVLGMGIVGIWFGIVGDQCSRFIFSEIRFRQGKWTKIKI
- the tsaA gene encoding tRNA (N6-threonylcarbamoyladenosine(37)-N6)-methyltransferase TrmO, whose amino-acid sequence is MKIIARIQSDFKDKFGIPRQSGLVNELTAKIVFEPEYRNIDAFKGLSGFNYIWLIWEFSETITDTFKASVRPPRLPRNEHLGVFATRSPYRPNPIGLSSVRLISVEETEIGPVLTVGGADLLDGTPIYDIKPYLPYADCHTDALSGYTEFTKEHRLQVEEESLELSKVSDDKREALIKVLSLDPRPSYQNSDESRVYGLRFASYEVNFKVTGDKLRILKITTIVE
- the nrdD gene encoding anaerobic ribonucleoside-triphosphate reductase translates to MKIIKRSGQENTFDGNKITVAVRKANKEVNDNLRLTEEEVLAITENVTKVCSGMSRALSVEEIQDLVENELMKTGKNEVARKYITYRYKRALVRQANTTDDQILSLIECDNEEVKQENSNKNPTVNSVQRDYMAGEVSKDITRRFLLPEDIVRAHEEGIIHFHDSDYFAQHMYNCCLVNLEDMLLNGTVISETMIERPRSFSTACNIATQAIAQIASNQYGGQSITLSHLVPFVDVSRQKYRVEVAKEFAAAGVELDTEKIEKVAELRVREEVRRGVQVIQYQVITLMTTNGQAPFITVFMYLNEVPEGRIRDDLALVIEEMLNQRMQGVKNEKGVWITPAFPKLIYVLEEDNVGKDSKYYYLTELAAKCTAKRLVPDYISEKIMLREKGDVYPCMGCRSFLTPDRFTDEGVGNIAKAKNYDENKHKYYGRFNQGVVTINLVDVACSSKKNEADFWRILDERLELCHRALRARHDRLLGTLSDSAPILWQNGAIARLAKGEKIDELLYNGYSTISLGYAGLYEMTRYMKDASHTSPEGKEFALKVMEKLNEACNKWKKEENIDYSVYGTPLESTTYKFSKCLQKRFGLIEGVTDRNYITNSYHVHVSEKIDAFSKLKFESDFQKLSPGGAISYVEVPNMSNNVEAVISIMQYIYDNIMYAELNTKSDYCQCCGFDGEIKIVNDEDGKLVWECPNCGNRDQDKMNVARRTCGYIGTQYWNQGRTQEIAERVLHL
- the nrdG gene encoding anaerobic ribonucleoside-triphosphate reductase activating protein, producing the protein MNYCEIKYFDIANGPGVRTSLFVSGCTHHCKGCFNEMAWDFNSGKEYTTDVEGEIISSLSPSFIAGLTILGGEPMEVRNQRGVAGLVKRIKADLPEKSIWLFSGYTLEELLDVSNSRCHDEHTMDILNNIDVLVDGKFVLELKDLSLKFRGSSNQRIIDMKRSLAENRVVLSKYMEK
- a CDS encoding ribonuclease H-like domain-containing protein produces the protein MIIERKALDNCFNPPIGISSEETVYFDIETTGFSADVTALYLIGCIYFKEGEWQLIQWFAEDNKSEKEALSAFSDFIKDKKYLICYNGTTFDLPYLTKKYEKYSLSFQAYKYKIIDFYRVFSSYRKFLGLSGLKQKEVEAYLGILREDKYSGGELVEWYAKFLKLRFSDSSEKEEIYKTLILHNSDDLAGLARLTKLYNFIKELETLINSGDELEIDCVVNDTTGKIILSTKVDFDILRKDELRGDGFSCCFIDESTANRIDLTLDMYETELKLFYKDYKNYYYLPKEDMVVHKSLASFVDKENKEKATSSNCYTKHKGRFIKLPKATTLPVFKSEYADKTMYTIVNEKLLESKESLSAIFRSFLRYLTNNR